From Thermomonas sp. XSG, one genomic window encodes:
- a CDS encoding glycosyltransferase family 2 protein has translation MSDAGIAVVVVAYDSEETLDECLSRLRAAQDVEEIRVVDNASRDASIDLVQRHALADPRLRFIANPDNPGFAVACNQGAAASTAPWLAFVNPDCFIEADTLARLRGAALTLGDALVGGVLRGEDGALDAAARRRDPDFAAMLRSRGARELSIQRDPARPLQQVDAISGALMLLPRALFARIGGFDEGYRLHAEDLDLCRRARQSGGVVAIANEVEVLHVRGVSSRARPLFVEWHKHRGLWRYFRRFEATRRGRLTRAAVFAMIWGRFPLAALRAALRR, from the coding sequence GTGAGCGATGCCGGCATCGCCGTCGTCGTGGTCGCCTACGACAGCGAGGAGACCCTGGACGAGTGCCTGTCGCGGCTGCGCGCGGCGCAGGACGTGGAGGAGATCCGGGTCGTCGACAATGCCTCGCGAGATGCAAGCATCGACCTCGTGCAGCGCCACGCGCTGGCCGATCCGCGCCTGCGCTTCATCGCCAACCCGGACAACCCCGGCTTCGCGGTGGCCTGCAACCAGGGTGCGGCGGCCAGCACCGCGCCGTGGCTGGCCTTCGTCAATCCCGACTGTTTCATCGAAGCGGACACGCTGGCACGGTTGCGTGGTGCCGCCCTCACCCTGGGCGATGCGCTGGTGGGCGGCGTGCTGCGCGGCGAGGACGGCGCGCTGGATGCTGCCGCGCGCCGGCGCGATCCGGACTTCGCCGCGATGCTGCGTTCCCGCGGCGCCCGCGAACTGTCCATCCAGCGGGATCCGGCCAGGCCGCTGCAGCAGGTGGATGCGATATCGGGAGCGCTGATGCTGCTGCCGCGGGCGCTGTTCGCGCGCATCGGCGGCTTCGACGAGGGCTATCGCCTGCACGCCGAAGACCTGGACCTGTGCCGCCGCGCCCGCCAGTCCGGTGGCGTGGTCGCCATCGCCAACGAGGTCGAGGTCCTGCACGTGCGCGGGGTATCGTCGCGCGCGCGGCCGCTGTTCGTCGAATGGCACAAGCACCGCGGCCTGTGGCGGTACTTCCGCAGGTTCGAGGCCACCCGGCGCGGGCGCCTCACCCGCGCTGCGGTGTTCGCGATGATCTGGGGGCGCTTCCCGCTGGCGGCCCTGCGCGCGGCGCTGCGCCGCTGA
- the glyA gene encoding serine hydroxymethyltransferase, with protein MFSRADTLAAFDPELAKAIAAEDRRQEDHVELIASENYASPRVMEAQGSQMTNKYAEGYPGKRYYGGCEYVDVAENLAIERLKQLFGADYANVQPHSGSQANQAVYFALLQPGDTILGMSLAHGGHLTHGAKVNISGKLLNAIQYGVNDQGLIDYDEVERLALEHKPKMVVAGFSAYSQVVDWARFRAIADKVGAYLFVDMAHVAGLIAAGVYPSPLPHAHVVTSTTHKTLRGPRGGIIVASRAAMGEQAEEIEKKLQSIVFPGIQGGPLMHVIAAKAVAFKEALEPAFRDYQQQVVKNAQAMAKVIIARGYKIVSGGTQNHLMLVDMIGKDVSGKQAEEALGKAHITVNKNSVPNDPRKPFVTSGLRIGTPAVTTRGYKEADCVALAEWICDVLDNPNDENVIAGVRANVEKQCKQFPVYG; from the coding sequence ATGTTCTCCCGCGCCGACACGCTTGCCGCTTTCGACCCCGAACTGGCCAAGGCCATCGCCGCCGAGGACCGCCGCCAGGAAGACCATGTCGAGCTGATCGCCTCCGAGAACTACGCCAGCCCGCGGGTGATGGAAGCGCAGGGCAGCCAGATGACCAACAAGTACGCCGAAGGCTACCCGGGCAAGCGCTACTACGGTGGCTGCGAATACGTGGACGTGGCCGAGAACCTGGCCATCGAGCGCCTGAAGCAGCTGTTCGGCGCCGACTACGCCAACGTGCAGCCGCACTCCGGCTCGCAGGCCAACCAGGCGGTGTACTTCGCGCTGCTGCAGCCCGGCGACACCATCCTCGGCATGTCACTGGCGCACGGCGGCCACCTGACCCATGGCGCCAAGGTCAACATCTCCGGCAAGCTGCTCAACGCCATCCAGTACGGCGTCAACGACCAAGGCCTGATCGACTACGACGAAGTCGAGCGACTGGCGCTGGAGCACAAGCCGAAGATGGTCGTCGCCGGCTTCTCCGCCTACTCGCAGGTCGTCGACTGGGCGCGCTTCCGCGCCATCGCCGACAAGGTCGGTGCCTACCTGTTCGTGGACATGGCGCACGTGGCCGGCCTGATTGCCGCCGGCGTGTACCCCAGCCCGCTGCCGCACGCGCACGTGGTCACCTCCACCACCCACAAGACCCTGCGCGGCCCGCGTGGCGGCATCATCGTCGCCAGCCGCGCCGCGATGGGCGAGCAGGCCGAGGAGATCGAGAAGAAGCTGCAGTCGATCGTGTTCCCCGGCATCCAGGGCGGCCCGCTGATGCACGTGATCGCCGCCAAGGCGGTGGCGTTCAAGGAAGCGCTGGAGCCGGCCTTCAGGGACTACCAGCAGCAGGTCGTGAAGAACGCGCAGGCGATGGCGAAGGTGATCATCGCCCGCGGCTACAAGATCGTTTCCGGCGGCACCCAGAACCACCTGATGCTGGTCGACATGATCGGCAAGGACGTCTCCGGCAAGCAGGCCGAGGAGGCGCTGGGCAAGGCCCACATCACCGTCAACAAGAACTCGGTGCCGAACGACCCCCGCAAGCCCTTCGTCACCTCCGGCCTGCGCATCGGCACCCCGGCGGTCACCACCCGCGGCTACAAGGAAGCCGACTGCGTGGCGCTGGCCGAGTGGATCTGCGACGTGCTGGACAACCCGAACGACGAGAACGTGATCGCCGGCGTGCGCGCGAACGTCGAGAAGCAGTGCAAGCAGTTCCCGGTCTACGGCTGA
- the nrdR gene encoding transcriptional regulator NrdR, translated as MHCPFCQHSDTRVIDSRVSEDGATIRRRRVCEACGERFSTLETIELKLPAIVKSDGRREAFDARKLRTSFDRALQKRPVSEEQIEAAVRAVVHQLRMAAEREIPARRVGEFVMAELRKLDHVGYVRFASVYRSFEDVADFREELDRLERDLPGEGQLPLLEEKKGSEPLFPRPTAKPGKDKEK; from the coding sequence ATGCATTGCCCTTTCTGCCAGCACAGCGACACCCGCGTGATCGATTCGCGGGTGTCGGAGGACGGCGCCACGATCCGCCGCCGGCGCGTCTGCGAGGCCTGCGGCGAGCGTTTCTCCACCCTCGAGACCATCGAGCTGAAGCTGCCCGCCATCGTCAAGTCCGATGGCCGCCGCGAAGCCTTCGATGCGCGCAAGCTGCGCACCAGCTTCGACCGAGCGCTGCAGAAGCGGCCGGTTTCCGAGGAGCAGATCGAGGCCGCGGTGCGGGCGGTCGTGCACCAGCTGCGGATGGCGGCCGAGCGCGAGATCCCGGCGCGCCGCGTCGGTGAATTCGTGATGGCCGAGCTGCGCAAGCTCGATCACGTCGGCTACGTGCGCTTCGCCTCGGTCTATCGCAGCTTCGAGGACGTGGCCGATTTCCGCGAGGAACTGGATCGGCTGGAGCGCGATCTCCCCGGCGAGGGCCAGTTGCCGCTGCTGGAGGAGAAAAAGGGGTCAGAGCCACTTTTCCCCCGCCCTACTGCCAAGCCGGGCAAGGACAAGGAAAAGTGA
- a CDS encoding class I SAM-dependent methyltransferase, translating to MNVFKDHFSAVAGDYAAARPEYPSALFDWIVGVAPSPGLCWEAGCGSGQATRDLAARFGRVNATDPSAAQIAQAPAIANADFRVEPAETCGLPDASADAACVAQALHWFDRRAYFAEVARVLKPGGVLVVWGYQDIQVPTSIEAVNAALQEAIRPHWPTERGDVDAAYAGYAWPFPRIDAPAFALTAQWPLPRLLAYFASYSAAKRHREATGRDAVAALAAEFANAWGDAGALALRWPLFVHAFRKPH from the coding sequence GTGAACGTGTTCAAGGATCATTTCTCGGCGGTTGCCGGCGACTACGCCGCCGCCCGGCCCGAGTATCCGTCGGCGCTGTTCGACTGGATCGTCGGCGTCGCCCCGTCGCCCGGGCTGTGCTGGGAAGCCGGCTGCGGCAGCGGCCAGGCCACGCGGGACCTCGCCGCGCGCTTCGGGCGCGTAAACGCCACCGATCCCAGCGCGGCGCAGATCGCGCAGGCACCGGCAATCGCGAATGCCGACTTCCGCGTCGAGCCTGCCGAAACCTGCGGCCTGCCGGATGCCAGCGCCGATGCCGCCTGCGTGGCGCAGGCGCTGCACTGGTTCGACCGTCGCGCGTATTTCGCCGAGGTCGCGCGGGTGCTGAAGCCGGGTGGCGTGCTGGTGGTCTGGGGGTACCAGGACATCCAGGTGCCGACATCGATCGAAGCGGTCAATGCCGCGCTGCAGGAGGCGATCCGCCCGCACTGGCCGACCGAGCGCGGCGACGTCGACGCCGCCTACGCCGGCTACGCCTGGCCGTTCCCGCGCATCGACGCGCCGGCCTTCGCGCTGACCGCGCAGTGGCCGCTGCCGCGCCTGCTCGCCTACTTCGCCAGCTATTCGGCTGCCAAGCGCCATCGCGAGGCGACCGGCCGCGATGCGGTGGCCGCCCTGGCTGCGGAATTCGCCAATGCGTGGGGCGATGCCGGCGCGCTCGCGCTGCGCTGGCCGCTGTTCGTGCACGCCTTCAGGAAACCGCACTGA
- the ettA gene encoding energy-dependent translational throttle protein EttA, with translation MSSQYIYTMNRVSKVVPPKRQIIKDISLSFFPGAKIGLLGLNGAGKSTVLRIMAGVDKDFEGEARPQPGIKVGYLAQEPELNPEHTVRQAVEEGVGEVLQAQARLDEVYAAYAEEGADFDALAKEQERLEAILAAGDAHTLENQLEVAADALRLPPWDAVIGKLSGGEKRRVALCRLLLQKPDMLLLDEPTNHLDAESVEWLEQFLARYTGTVVAVTHDRYFLDNAAEWILELDRGRGIPWKGNYTDWLVQKDERLKQEENQEKSRQKAIQKELEWARSNAKGGRSKGKARLARIEELQSVDYQKRQETNEIFIPPGERLGQKVIEFKNVSKKFGDRLLIDNLSFQVPPGAIVGIIGPNGAGKSTLFKMITGQEKPDSGQIDIGPTVQLAYVDQSRGALEGNHTVFQEVSGGLDILNINGIEIQSRAYIGRFNFKGQDQQKLVGSLSGGERGRLHMAKTLLQGGNVLLLDEPSNDLDIETLRALEDALLEFPGNTFVISHDRWFLDRIATHILAFEGDSHVEFFQGNYREYEEDKKRRLGDDAGPKRLRFKALK, from the coding sequence ATGTCCTCGCAATACATCTACACCATGAACCGCGTGTCCAAGGTGGTTCCGCCCAAGCGGCAGATCATCAAGGACATCTCGCTGAGCTTCTTCCCCGGCGCCAAGATCGGCCTGCTGGGCCTGAACGGCGCCGGCAAGTCCACCGTGCTGCGGATCATGGCCGGGGTGGACAAGGATTTCGAAGGCGAGGCCCGCCCGCAGCCCGGCATCAAGGTCGGCTACCTGGCGCAGGAGCCGGAGTTGAACCCGGAACACACCGTCCGCCAGGCGGTCGAGGAAGGCGTGGGCGAGGTGCTGCAGGCGCAGGCACGGCTGGACGAGGTCTATGCCGCCTACGCCGAGGAAGGCGCCGACTTCGACGCGCTGGCCAAGGAGCAGGAACGCCTGGAGGCGATCCTCGCCGCCGGCGACGCGCACACCCTGGAGAACCAACTGGAAGTAGCCGCCGACGCGCTGCGCCTGCCGCCGTGGGACGCCGTTATCGGCAAGCTGTCCGGCGGCGAGAAGCGCCGCGTTGCGCTGTGCCGCCTGCTGCTGCAGAAGCCCGACATGCTGCTGCTCGACGAACCCACCAACCACCTCGACGCCGAATCGGTCGAATGGCTGGAGCAGTTCCTCGCCCGCTACACCGGCACCGTGGTGGCGGTCACCCACGACCGCTACTTCCTCGACAACGCCGCCGAATGGATCCTCGAGCTGGACCGCGGCCGCGGCATCCCGTGGAAGGGCAACTACACCGACTGGCTGGTGCAGAAGGACGAGCGCCTGAAGCAGGAAGAGAACCAGGAGAAGTCGCGCCAGAAGGCCATCCAGAAGGAACTGGAGTGGGCGCGCAGCAACGCCAAGGGCGGCCGCTCCAAGGGCAAGGCGCGCCTGGCGCGGATCGAGGAACTGCAGTCGGTCGACTACCAGAAGCGCCAGGAGACCAACGAGATCTTCATTCCGCCGGGCGAGCGCCTGGGCCAGAAGGTGATCGAGTTCAAGAACGTGTCGAAGAAGTTCGGCGACCGCCTGCTGATCGACAACCTCAGCTTCCAGGTGCCGCCGGGCGCCATCGTCGGCATCATCGGCCCCAACGGCGCCGGCAAGTCGACGCTGTTCAAGATGATCACCGGGCAGGAGAAGCCGGATTCGGGCCAGATCGACATCGGCCCGACCGTGCAGCTTGCCTACGTGGACCAGAGCCGCGGCGCGCTGGAAGGCAACCACACGGTGTTCCAGGAAGTCTCCGGCGGCCTCGACATCCTCAACATCAACGGCATCGAGATCCAGTCGCGCGCCTACATCGGCCGCTTCAACTTCAAGGGCCAGGACCAGCAGAAGCTGGTCGGCTCGCTGTCCGGCGGCGAGCGCGGCCGCCTGCACATGGCCAAGACCCTGCTGCAGGGCGGGAACGTGCTGCTGCTCGACGAACCATCCAACGACCTCGACATCGAGACCCTGCGCGCGCTCGAAGACGCGCTGCTGGAGTTCCCCGGCAACACCTTCGTGATCAGCCATGACCGCTGGTTCCTGGACCGCATCGCCACCCACATCCTCGCCTTCGAGGGCGACTCGCACGTGGAGTTCTTCCAGGGCAACTACCGCGAGTACGAGGAAGACAAGAAGCGCCGCCTGGGCGACGACGCCGGCCCGAAGCGGCTGCGGTTCAAGGCGCTGAAGTAA
- the gspM gene encoding type II secretion system protein GspM, producing the protein MIRADRDRWLALALLLAVLGLVYLALVHPLFTVPMRAADARIAELRERDARLRGLLAQRPQIEQALATPEAQDGGSGFLAEPTAELAAAALIQHLERVVADASAGGRGCAIVNRTPLGDDVGGGRYRRVTVQVRLRCGNAETLAVLHALESARPWLFVDALGITAQRYFAVPGAAQPQEGGLDVGFNLYGYLRPAAGARP; encoded by the coding sequence GTGATCCGCGCCGACCGCGATCGATGGCTGGCGCTGGCGCTGCTGCTGGCGGTGCTGGGGCTCGTCTACCTGGCGCTGGTGCACCCGCTGTTCACGGTGCCGATGCGCGCCGCCGATGCCCGCATCGCCGAGTTGCGCGAGCGCGACGCGCGACTGCGCGGCCTGCTGGCGCAGCGGCCGCAGATCGAGCAGGCGCTGGCCACCCCGGAGGCGCAGGATGGCGGTTCCGGCTTCCTCGCCGAACCCACCGCCGAGCTCGCCGCGGCCGCGCTCATCCAGCATCTGGAGCGGGTGGTGGCGGATGCCAGTGCGGGTGGGCGCGGCTGCGCCATCGTCAACCGCACGCCGCTGGGCGACGACGTCGGCGGCGGTCGCTACCGCCGCGTCACCGTGCAGGTGCGGCTGCGCTGCGGCAACGCCGAGACGCTGGCGGTGCTGCATGCGCTGGAGTCGGCGCGGCCATGGCTGTTCGTGGACGCGCTGGGGATCACCGCGCAGCGGTATTTCGCCGTCCCCGGCGCAGCGCAGCCGCAGGAAGGCGGGCTGGACGTCGGTTTCAACCTGTACGGCTACCTGCGTCCGGCCGCGGGGGCACGTCCATGA
- the pyrF gene encoding orotidine-5'-phosphate decarboxylase: MGFIDKLRARWRDADTLLCVGLDPDPAKFPDRFVDDPDALFAFCRDIADATAEYACAFKPQIAYFAAHNDGEAQLQRLIAHLNGAHPDVPVILDAKRGDIGSTAQQYACEAFERFGADAVTLNPYMGRDSADPFLQYNDRGCVFLCHTSNPGARDFQELLVDGAPLYQHIARAIAGEWNGDGNCALVVGATFPEELAVIRGIVGDMPLLIPGVGAQGGDVEAVVRNGRTADGTGLMINSSRGILYASRGEGYAEAAADAARSLRDEINRYR; the protein is encoded by the coding sequence ATGGGCTTCATCGACAAACTGCGCGCCCGCTGGCGCGACGCCGACACCCTGCTCTGCGTCGGCCTCGATCCCGATCCGGCGAAGTTCCCAGACCGCTTCGTCGACGATCCGGACGCGCTGTTCGCCTTCTGCCGCGACATCGCCGATGCCACCGCGGAGTACGCCTGCGCGTTCAAGCCACAGATCGCCTACTTCGCCGCCCACAACGACGGCGAGGCGCAGCTGCAGCGACTGATCGCCCACCTCAACGGCGCGCACCCGGACGTGCCGGTGATCCTCGACGCCAAGCGCGGCGATATCGGCAGCACCGCGCAGCAGTACGCCTGCGAAGCGTTCGAGCGTTTCGGTGCGGATGCGGTGACGCTGAACCCGTACATGGGGCGCGACTCCGCCGATCCGTTCCTGCAGTACAACGACCGCGGCTGCGTGTTCCTCTGCCACACCTCCAACCCCGGCGCGCGCGACTTCCAGGAGCTGCTGGTGGACGGCGCGCCGCTGTACCAGCACATCGCCCGCGCCATCGCCGGTGAGTGGAACGGCGATGGCAACTGCGCGCTGGTGGTGGGTGCGACCTTCCCGGAAGAGCTCGCCGTGATCCGCGGGATCGTAGGCGACATGCCGCTGCTGATCCCCGGCGTGGGCGCGCAGGGCGGCGACGTCGAGGCGGTGGTGCGCAACGGCAGGACCGCGGACGGTACCGGGCTGATGATCAACTCCTCGCGCGGCATCCTGTATGCCTCGCGCGGTGAAGGCTATGCCGAAGCGGCGGCCGATGCGGCAAGGTCGCTGCGCGACGAGATCAACCGCTACCGCTGA
- the gspD gene encoding type II secretion system secretin GspD yields the protein MPLRPLLVAALAGVLAGCASAPQPQMHRAAQAAGQQADAAPGADIRREVLQELGGDAPQPVIRRASSAPINQAVASAPPPSLASSGEASFNFEGESLHAVVKAILGDMLGQSYSIAPGVQGTVTVATQKPVGAAGALGLLDQVLVQNGARMVYSDGRYNIVPADQALQSGVVPRTGSPALARGFESRVVPLRHVSALEMEKILKPYARQGSIVSIDGARNLITVAGTRAELENYLRTIQVFDVDWMASMSVGVFPLQSGRASDVVQDLERVFGAQANTPVAGMFRFMPLESTNAVMVITAQPAHLDEIRQWIDRIEGGSGDGRLFAYELKYIKARDLADRLGEVFGGSAAGGRGEPALMPGLQAGELHDRGDDAGGRTGGEAGGLGEGASLPQAGSGNGRVTLKIDGSEVGVSAVEDTNSLLVRASPAQWKSIRQVIERLDVMPMQVHIEAQVLSVALKGELQYGVSWFFDQAVADKGLPFPTGRNSWGTHAGSVSALPSGAGNLLSWTFLGSSAAAIVQALDNVTDVRTLSSPSVMAQNNREAVLNVGQKIPVASVSFNPQTGGDTGTYSQVQYLDTGIILKVRPRISRDGMVFLDIVQEVSKPTGIADKFGNVRIDTSKVTTSAVATSGETVVLAGLISEGSGSNSSGVPGLSRIPVLGGLFGTQGKSKNRDELVVLITPTVVRSPQEARALTDEYGSRFRALEPIYKPKK from the coding sequence GTGCCCCTGCGCCCCTTGCTGGTCGCCGCGCTGGCGGGGGTGCTGGCCGGTTGCGCCAGTGCGCCGCAGCCGCAGATGCACCGGGCCGCGCAAGCGGCCGGCCAGCAGGCCGATGCCGCCCCCGGCGCCGACATCCGCCGCGAGGTGCTGCAGGAGTTGGGCGGCGATGCGCCGCAGCCGGTGATCCGCCGCGCCAGCAGCGCGCCGATCAACCAGGCCGTGGCCAGTGCGCCGCCGCCATCGCTGGCCAGCAGCGGCGAGGCCAGCTTCAACTTCGAAGGCGAATCGCTGCATGCGGTGGTCAAGGCCATCCTCGGCGACATGCTCGGCCAGAGCTACAGCATCGCGCCCGGCGTGCAGGGCACCGTCACCGTCGCCACCCAGAAGCCGGTCGGCGCGGCCGGCGCGCTGGGCCTGCTGGACCAGGTGCTGGTGCAGAACGGCGCGCGCATGGTCTACAGCGACGGCCGCTACAACATCGTCCCGGCCGATCAGGCGCTGCAGAGCGGGGTGGTGCCGCGCACCGGTTCGCCGGCGCTGGCGCGCGGCTTCGAATCGCGGGTGGTGCCGTTGCGCCACGTCTCCGCGCTGGAGATGGAAAAGATCCTCAAGCCATACGCGCGGCAGGGCTCCATCGTCAGCATCGACGGTGCGCGCAACCTGATCACGGTCGCCGGCACCCGCGCCGAGCTGGAAAACTACCTGCGCACCATCCAGGTGTTCGACGTCGACTGGATGGCGAGCATGTCGGTGGGTGTGTTCCCGCTGCAGTCCGGCCGCGCCAGCGACGTGGTGCAGGACCTGGAGCGGGTGTTCGGCGCGCAGGCCAACACCCCCGTCGCCGGCATGTTCCGCTTCATGCCGCTGGAATCCACCAACGCGGTGATGGTGATCACCGCCCAGCCCGCCCACCTCGATGAGATCCGCCAGTGGATCGATCGCATCGAAGGCGGCAGCGGCGACGGCAGGCTGTTCGCCTACGAGCTGAAGTACATCAAGGCGCGCGATCTGGCCGACCGGCTGGGCGAGGTGTTCGGCGGTTCCGCGGCCGGTGGCCGCGGCGAGCCCGCGCTGATGCCGGGGCTGCAGGCCGGCGAGCTGCACGATCGGGGAGACGACGCCGGTGGCCGCACGGGCGGCGAGGCTGGCGGTCTCGGTGAAGGCGCCAGCCTGCCGCAGGCCGGCAGCGGCAATGGCCGGGTGACCCTGAAGATCGACGGCAGCGAAGTGGGCGTGTCGGCGGTGGAGGACACCAATTCGCTGCTGGTCCGCGCCAGCCCGGCGCAGTGGAAGTCGATCCGCCAGGTGATCGAACGCCTGGACGTGATGCCGATGCAGGTGCACATCGAGGCGCAGGTGCTGAGCGTGGCGCTGAAGGGCGAGCTGCAATACGGGGTGAGCTGGTTCTTCGACCAGGCGGTGGCGGACAAGGGGCTGCCGTTTCCCACCGGCCGCAACAGCTGGGGCACGCATGCCGGCAGCGTCAGCGCGCTGCCCAGCGGCGCGGGCAACCTGCTCAGCTGGACCTTCCTCGGCAGCAGCGCCGCGGCCATCGTGCAGGCGCTGGACAACGTCACCGACGTGCGCACCCTGTCGTCGCCGTCGGTGATGGCGCAGAACAACCGCGAGGCGGTGCTCAACGTCGGCCAGAAGATCCCGGTGGCCTCGGTCAGCTTCAATCCGCAGACCGGCGGCGACACAGGCACCTACAGCCAGGTGCAGTACCTCGACACCGGCATCATCCTGAAGGTGCGCCCGCGCATCAGCCGCGACGGCATGGTCTTCCTCGACATCGTGCAGGAAGTCAGCAAGCCCACCGGGATCGCCGACAAGTTCGGCAACGTCCGCATCGACACCAGCAAGGTCACCACCAGCGCGGTGGCGACCAGCGGCGAAACCGTGGTGCTGGCCGGCCTGATCAGCGAAGGCAGCGGGAGCAACTCCAGCGGCGTGCCGGGGCTCAGCCGCATCCCGGTGCTGGGTGGCCTGTTCGGCACGCAGGGCAAGAGCAAGAACCGCGACGAACTGGTGGTGTTGATCACGCCCACGGTGGTGCGCAGCCCGCAGGAAGCGCGCGCGCTGACCGACGAATACGGCAGCCGCTTCCGCGCGCTGGAACCGATCTACAAGCCGAAGAAGTGA
- the ribD gene encoding bifunctional diaminohydroxyphosphoribosylaminopyrimidine deaminase/5-amino-6-(5-phosphoribosylamino)uracil reductase RibD — MTPTPFSFSATDHALMARALRLAERGAYTARPNPMVGCVIARDGEVVGEGWHQRKGGPHAEVFALEAAGDRARGATAYVSLEPCAHHGSTPPCAEALVAAGVARVVAAMRDPFPSVDGAGFERLQAAGIVVEHGLMEAQARELNRGFLARVERGRPWLRVKLATSLDGRTAMASGDSKWISGEASRHDVQRWRARSGALLTGAGTVLADDPQLTVRLEDGSDFLPPLRVVLDPGLATVARGRVREGDAPTLYIHAPDARLPRGLEIDRVAVPVQGTRFDLDAVLRLLAGRGINEVQLEAGATLAGAFLDAGLVDELLLYVAPVLLGPRARPLFDGLHIDAMAQRLKMRRIESTVVGEDFRLLLRPESA, encoded by the coding sequence GTGACTCCGACCCCCTTCTCGTTTTCCGCCACCGACCACGCGCTGATGGCGCGCGCGTTGCGCCTGGCCGAGCGCGGTGCGTACACGGCGCGTCCCAACCCCATGGTGGGCTGCGTCATCGCCCGCGATGGCGAGGTGGTCGGCGAGGGCTGGCACCAGCGCAAGGGCGGGCCGCATGCGGAGGTGTTCGCGCTGGAGGCCGCCGGCGACCGGGCGCGCGGCGCCACCGCCTACGTCAGCCTGGAGCCGTGCGCGCACCATGGCAGCACGCCGCCGTGCGCTGAGGCGCTGGTGGCGGCCGGGGTGGCGCGGGTGGTCGCGGCCATGCGCGATCCGTTCCCGTCGGTGGACGGCGCCGGTTTCGAACGCCTGCAGGCGGCCGGGATCGTGGTCGAACACGGCTTGATGGAAGCGCAGGCGCGCGAGCTCAACCGCGGCTTCCTGGCCCGTGTCGAGCGCGGGCGCCCGTGGCTGCGGGTCAAGCTGGCGACCAGCCTGGACGGCCGCACCGCGATGGCCTCCGGCGATTCCAAGTGGATCAGCGGCGAGGCTTCGCGCCACGACGTGCAGCGCTGGCGTGCGCGCAGCGGCGCGCTGCTGACCGGTGCCGGCACCGTGCTGGCCGACGACCCGCAGCTCACCGTGCGTCTGGAGGATGGCAGCGACTTCCTGCCGCCGCTGCGGGTGGTGCTGGACCCCGGCCTGGCCACCGTGGCGCGCGGCCGCGTGCGTGAAGGCGATGCGCCCACCCTGTACATCCACGCGCCGGATGCCCGGCTGCCGCGCGGGTTGGAGATCGATCGCGTGGCGGTGCCGGTGCAGGGCACCCGCTTCGACCTCGATGCGGTGCTGCGCCTGTTGGCGGGCCGCGGGATCAATGAGGTGCAGCTGGAGGCCGGCGCCACCCTGGCCGGCGCCTTCCTCGATGCCGGGCTGGTCGACGAACTGCTGCTGTACGTGGCGCCGGTGCTGCTGGGCCCGCGCGCACGCCCGCTGTTCGACGGCCTGCACATCGACGCGATGGCGCAGCGGCTGAAGATGCGGCGCATCGAAAGCACCGTGGTGGGCGAGGACTTCCGCCTGCTGCTGCGCCCGGAGTCGGCGTGA
- a CDS encoding glycosyltransferase family A protein, translating into MSRSDPALPIVLVPVGTDEDALDACLAALDAGTPAGTRVWLADNAQAGPRGVALIEGWLARTRLQAAHTRRAAPLGEAAHMDEALRACADADVAVLASDAAPVPGWLERLAECLARDPAIASATPWSNAGEAAAWPRIGEITALEYPPSLLAQACALLPPMHPDLPAAVGHAVLLRGRARVQAGGLDAASYRSWYAALIDLSLRMAGLGGRNVLCETAFVLRAAEGAPREGDMDALCARWPAWHARIAHCLMDDPQRALRARLGEELAHLARLPPQADLFAGAS; encoded by the coding sequence GTGAGCCGCAGCGATCCCGCCCTGCCGATCGTGCTGGTGCCGGTGGGCACCGACGAGGACGCACTCGACGCCTGCCTGGCGGCACTCGATGCCGGCACGCCTGCGGGCACGCGGGTGTGGCTGGCGGACAACGCCCAGGCCGGGCCGCGCGGCGTCGCCCTCATCGAAGGCTGGCTGGCGCGCACCCGCCTGCAGGCCGCGCATACCCGCCGCGCCGCGCCGCTGGGCGAGGCCGCGCACATGGACGAGGCGCTGCGCGCCTGCGCAGACGCCGACGTGGCGGTGCTGGCCAGCGACGCGGCGCCGGTACCGGGCTGGCTGGAGCGGCTGGCCGAGTGCCTGGCGCGCGATCCGGCGATCGCCAGCGCCACGCCGTGGAGCAATGCCGGCGAGGCGGCCGCGTGGCCGCGGATCGGAGAGATCACCGCACTGGAATACCCGCCGTCGCTGCTGGCCCAGGCCTGCGCGCTGCTGCCGCCGATGCATCCCGATCTGCCGGCCGCGGTGGGCCATGCGGTGCTGCTGCGCGGCCGCGCCCGCGTGCAGGCAGGCGGGCTGGACGCCGCCAGCTATCGTTCCTGGTATGCGGCCTTGATCGACCTGAGCCTGCGCATGGCCGGACTGGGCGGGCGCAACGTGCTGTGCGAAACCGCCTTCGTCCTGCGCGCCGCCGAAGGCGCGCCGCGCGAGGGCGACATGGACGCACTGTGCGCGCGCTGGCCAGCCTGGCACGCACGCATCGCACACTGCCTGATGGACGACCCGCAGCGCGCGTTGCGGGCCCGGTTGGGCGAGGAACTCGCGCATCTGGCGCGCCTGCCGCCGCAGGCCGACCTGTTCGCGGGGGCGTCGTGA